The following proteins come from a genomic window of Rhodoligotrophos sp. CJ14:
- a CDS encoding alpha/beta fold hydrolase has protein sequence MLLHGFGGSSQNWYPFTAGLAERRRLILVDLRGHGYSTNPENKFTHREAASDVFLLLEKLGIGQFSAMGMSSGGMTLLHMARSQPERIGSMVLISATTHFPDQARAIMRAASFRTMPQAVQEMYRECAKRGDEQIRQLIKQFNALSEDYDDVNFTPRDLAIIRARTLVVHGDRDRFFPVEIPVSLYRSIPDAALWIVPGGDHVPIYDPSVPFTSTVLRFLDGSDATPDLTSD, from the coding sequence GTGCTCTTGCACGGCTTCGGCGGCTCTTCACAGAACTGGTATCCTTTTACCGCTGGGCTCGCAGAGCGCCGTCGATTGATCCTCGTGGATTTGCGTGGCCATGGTTACTCCACCAATCCCGAGAACAAGTTCACACATCGAGAAGCGGCGAGCGATGTGTTCCTTCTGCTTGAAAAGCTGGGGATTGGCCAGTTTTCGGCTATGGGGATGAGTTCTGGGGGGATGACGCTCCTGCACATGGCGCGGAGCCAACCTGAGCGCATAGGCTCGATGGTATTGATCAGTGCGACCACGCATTTCCCGGATCAGGCCAGGGCCATAATGCGCGCGGCGTCGTTTCGCACCATGCCCCAAGCCGTGCAAGAGATGTATCGGGAATGTGCAAAACGCGGCGATGAACAGATTCGTCAACTCATCAAACAGTTCAACGCGTTGAGCGAAGACTATGACGATGTAAATTTCACTCCACGAGATCTAGCAATCATTAGAGCGCGTACGCTCGTCGTGCACGGTGATCGCGACCGCTTTTTTCCCGTTGAAATTCCGGTAAGTCTCTATCGTTCTATACCGGATGCCGCGTTATGGATCGTTCCTGGCGGTGACCACGTGCCAATTTATGATCCCAGCGTTCCATTCACCTCAACAGTCCTTCGATTCCTTGATGGGTCAGACGCAACGCCGGATTTGACCTCCGACTGA
- the recA gene encoding recombinase RecA, with the protein MDKQKALEAALGQIERHFGKGSVMKLGQGDKAVETEVVSTGSLGLDIALGIGGLPRGRVVEIFGPESSGKTTLALHTVAEAQKRGGICAFVDAEHALDPVYARKLGVNLDELLISQPDTGEQALEIADTLVRSGAIEVLVIDSVAALTPKAELDGEMGESLPGLQARLMSQALRKLTGSISKSNCMVIFINQIRMKIGVMFGNPETTTGGNALKFYASVRLDIRRIGAIKDRDNVVGNQTRVKVVKNKMAPPFKQVEFDIMYGEGISKTGELLDLGVTAGIVEKSGSWFSYNSERIGQGRENAKNFLRANPDIANQIEHAIRSNAGLVASSLLRGDIDEAAAEAE; encoded by the coding sequence ATGGACAAACAGAAGGCGCTCGAAGCAGCGCTCGGGCAAATCGAGCGGCATTTCGGCAAGGGCTCCGTCATGAAGCTCGGCCAAGGCGACAAAGCGGTCGAGACGGAGGTCGTCTCCACCGGCTCGCTCGGCCTCGATATCGCGCTGGGAATCGGAGGGCTCCCGCGGGGGCGGGTGGTCGAGATCTTCGGTCCGGAATCGTCGGGCAAAACCACCCTTGCTCTCCATACGGTTGCAGAAGCGCAAAAGCGCGGCGGAATTTGTGCCTTCGTCGATGCAGAGCACGCGCTCGACCCGGTCTATGCGCGCAAGCTAGGCGTCAATCTCGATGAATTGCTGATTTCGCAACCCGACACCGGGGAGCAAGCGCTCGAGATCGCAGATACTCTGGTGCGTTCCGGTGCGATCGAGGTTCTGGTGATCGACTCCGTCGCGGCGCTCACCCCGAAGGCGGAGCTTGACGGCGAGATGGGTGAGAGCCTGCCGGGGCTCCAGGCCCGGTTGATGAGCCAGGCCTTGCGCAAGCTCACCGGATCGATCTCCAAGTCGAATTGCATGGTCATCTTCATCAATCAGATCCGGATGAAGATCGGTGTCATGTTCGGAAATCCTGAGACGACAACGGGCGGCAATGCCTTAAAGTTCTATGCCTCTGTCCGCCTTGATATCCGCCGGATCGGGGCCATCAAGGATCGTGACAACGTGGTGGGCAATCAGACCCGGGTGAAGGTGGTGAAGAACAAAATGGCGCCGCCCTTCAAGCAGGTCGAGTTTGACATCATGTATGGGGAAGGCATCTCCAAGACAGGCGAGTTGCTGGATCTCGGGGTGACTGCGGGCATCGTCGAAAAATCAGGCTCCTGGTTCTCCTATAATTCCGAGCGGATCGGCCAGGGGCGAGAGAATGCCAAGAATTTCCTCAGAGCCAATCCCGATATTGCCAATCAGATCGAGCATGCGATCCGCAGCAATGCGGGGCTCGTGGCGAGTTCCCTGCTGCGCGGTGACATAGACGAAGCCGCAGCCGAAGCTGAATGA
- the otsB gene encoding trehalose-phosphatase yields MKLQSINSTRSETERLILARDVAGWALFLDLDGTLFELAPRPEDVKNDPALSSVLARLVQRFEGAVAVVSGRTIESIDNLLSPCRLPAAGLHGLERRSFNGEIHQVPIALDAIAAVREGLRCFAAQHPGLLLEDKGKALAMHYRLAPHLGLEVLEVVKAAVMPHHHALGLQPGKMVVEVKPRGASKGTAISEFLREGPFAGRRPVVAGDDVTDEDAFALARSFGGTAIRVGGPQRTLADERLPDVPSFRRWLESLI; encoded by the coding sequence ATGAAACTCCAATCGATAAACTCTACTCGGTCTGAAACGGAACGCCTCATCCTGGCGCGCGACGTTGCGGGTTGGGCGCTGTTCCTTGATCTCGACGGCACCTTGTTCGAGCTTGCGCCACGTCCGGAGGATGTGAAGAACGATCCGGCGCTTTCCTCTGTGCTTGCACGGCTTGTCCAAAGATTTGAGGGCGCCGTGGCCGTGGTGAGCGGCCGCACCATTGAGAGTATCGACAATCTCTTGTCGCCGTGCCGTCTGCCGGCGGCAGGATTGCACGGATTGGAGCGACGCAGCTTCAACGGGGAGATCCATCAAGTGCCGATCGCTCTCGATGCGATCGCTGCGGTGCGAGAGGGGTTGCGCTGCTTTGCTGCGCAGCATCCAGGGCTTCTCCTGGAAGACAAGGGCAAGGCGCTCGCCATGCATTACCGCCTGGCACCACATCTCGGCCTCGAGGTGCTGGAGGTGGTCAAGGCAGCGGTGATGCCGCATCACCATGCGCTTGGCCTGCAACCGGGAAAAATGGTGGTGGAGGTCAAGCCACGCGGTGCGAGCAAGGGGACAGCCATCTCCGAATTCCTCAGGGAAGGGCCCTTCGCGGGGCGTCGTCCCGTGGTGGCGGGTGATGATGTCACTGACGAGGATGCTTTTGCACTCGCCCGCAGCTTTGGCGGCACCGCGATCCGTGTTGGCGGCCCGCAGCGCACGCTCGCCGATGAGCGTCTGCCGGACGTCCCCTCGTTCCGCCGCTGGCTCGAAAGCCTTATCTGA
- a CDS encoding TetR/AcrR family transcriptional regulator, whose amino-acid sequence MSPLSLPDSKAKLLDAAMGVIRRKGYHATRVEDICQEAGVSKGSFFHHFRSKEEAALAAAQRFAERAEELFGHAAHRAAADPLDRLIGYVDFRRSLMQGDLAAFTCLLGTMAQETYSAQPQIAEACGRHIDEHAATLMPDIAAAKAAHAPDAPWKSRSLALFIQAVIQGAFVLAKAKQDPAVAADCLDHLRRYLTMSFNEPAEKENA is encoded by the coding sequence ATGAGCCCATTATCCCTCCCCGATTCGAAGGCGAAGCTTCTCGATGCCGCGATGGGCGTCATCCGGCGCAAGGGCTATCACGCCACGCGTGTTGAGGATATTTGCCAAGAGGCAGGGGTCAGCAAAGGCAGCTTCTTTCACCATTTCCGCAGCAAGGAGGAGGCTGCGCTGGCCGCAGCGCAGCGGTTCGCAGAGCGTGCGGAAGAGCTGTTCGGTCATGCCGCGCATCGAGCTGCCGCCGACCCGCTCGACCGCCTGATCGGCTATGTGGATTTCCGCCGGAGTTTGATGCAGGGCGATCTTGCAGCCTTCACCTGCCTTCTCGGCACCATGGCGCAGGAAACCTACAGTGCTCAGCCGCAGATCGCAGAGGCCTGCGGCCGGCATATCGACGAGCATGCCGCAACGCTGATGCCCGATATCGCGGCGGCAAAGGCTGCCCACGCACCGGATGCGCCGTGGAAAAGCAGAAGCCTTGCCCTCTTCATTCAAGCAGTCATTCAAGGCGCCTTCGTGCTTGCCAAGGCCAAGCAAGATCCGGCGGTTGCCGCGGACTGCCTCGATCACCTGCGGCGCTATCTCACGATGAGTTTCAATGAGCCGGCAGAAAAGGAGAACGCCTGA
- the xth gene encoding exodeoxyribonuclease III has translation MKVATFNVNGINGRLSVLLRWLEEAAPDVVCLQELKAADERFPARALEEAGYGAVWHGQKNWNGVAILARGREPVLTRRGLPGDPDDRHSRYIEAAVAGILIGCVYAPNGNPAPGPKFDYKLRWLERLIVHAGALIAAGAPVVLAGDFNVIPTEHDVYKPERWAKDALFRPEVRTAFERLVQQGWSDALRMFHGDERIYTFWDYFRNAWQRDAGLRLDHLLLSPDLARRLLAADVDREVRGWPHASDHAPVWVVLPDHVPATMGSDR, from the coding sequence ATGAAAGTTGCGACCTTCAACGTCAACGGGATCAATGGACGCCTGTCGGTGCTGCTGCGGTGGCTCGAGGAGGCGGCGCCCGATGTCGTCTGCCTGCAGGAGCTCAAGGCTGCCGATGAGCGCTTTCCCGCCCGCGCATTGGAGGAGGCGGGCTATGGCGCCGTCTGGCACGGGCAAAAGAACTGGAACGGCGTTGCGATCCTCGCCCGCGGCCGTGAGCCGGTGCTCACCCGCCGCGGTCTGCCTGGTGATCCCGATGACCGCCATAGCCGCTATATCGAAGCGGCGGTGGCCGGCATTCTGATCGGCTGCGTCTATGCGCCGAACGGCAATCCCGCGCCCGGCCCGAAATTCGATTACAAGCTGCGCTGGCTCGAACGGCTGATCGTCCATGCCGGGGCATTGATCGCTGCGGGCGCGCCGGTCGTTCTCGCAGGCGACTTCAACGTGATCCCCACCGAGCACGACGTCTACAAGCCGGAGCGCTGGGCAAAGGATGCGCTATTCCGCCCCGAAGTGCGCACAGCCTTTGAGAGGCTGGTTCAGCAAGGCTGGAGCGATGCCTTGCGCATGTTCCATGGAGATGAGCGGATCTACACTTTCTGGGATTATTTCCGCAACGCGTGGCAGCGTGATGCCGGACTTCGCCTGGACCACCTGTTGCTCAGTCCAGATCTCGCCCGCCGTCTTCTCGCCGCAGATGTGGATCGCGAGGTTCGGGGCTGGCCGCATGCGAGTGATCATGCGCCGGTCTGGGTGGTGCTGCCCGATCATGTGCCGGCCACAATGGGCAGCGATCGCTGA
- a CDS encoding alpha,alpha-trehalose-phosphate synthase (UDP-forming), producing the protein MPRLIVVSNRVAHFGQDEANTGGLATALKSALEDQGGIWFGWSGEVVDGEPSPPKREQYGAVTRATVDLERDAFHKFYTGFSNGALWPLLHYRADLMDFHHAEHEAYQQVNERFAAALMRLLRPDDVIWVHDYHLFPLGSYLRAMGAHHRIGFFLHTPFPPWQVMSALPVHARIAEALAAYDIVGTQTDDDAQCMREFLRRTLHLTVVGEECRSARGRMRISAFPISIDGDRIAADAARTVGSLASQNLLKSLDGRALVISVDRLDYTKGIPQRIAAIEYFLKRFPERLNDVSFLQIAPPSRDQVPAYRRLRKAVEEAIGRLNGQYAGFDSVPITYLRKSFAQSTLFGFYRAANVGLVTPLRDGMNLVAKEYVACQDPRNPGVLVLSSMAGAAKELDAALLVNPHDPIAASAAIRQALDMPLGERIERHQALMQRLKENDLETWRDNFLRSLINRPQEIPIPHLKPSGVIAVAP; encoded by the coding sequence ATGCCTCGTCTTATCGTCGTTTCCAACCGGGTTGCACACTTTGGTCAGGATGAGGCAAATACAGGGGGACTGGCGACCGCGCTGAAATCTGCACTGGAGGACCAGGGAGGCATCTGGTTCGGTTGGAGCGGCGAGGTGGTGGACGGCGAGCCGTCACCGCCGAAAAGGGAGCAATATGGCGCCGTCACGCGGGCGACGGTGGATCTGGAGCGGGACGCCTTTCACAAATTCTATACAGGTTTCTCCAATGGCGCCTTGTGGCCCCTCCTCCACTACCGCGCCGATCTCATGGATTTTCATCACGCCGAACACGAGGCCTATCAGCAGGTCAATGAGCGTTTCGCCGCCGCATTGATGCGGCTGCTGCGCCCAGATGACGTAATCTGGGTGCACGACTACCATCTGTTTCCGCTGGGCAGCTATCTCCGCGCCATGGGCGCGCACCACCGAATCGGCTTTTTCCTCCATACTCCCTTCCCGCCCTGGCAGGTGATGTCAGCGCTTCCCGTTCATGCCAGGATTGCTGAGGCGCTGGCCGCCTACGATATCGTCGGCACACAGACCGATGATGACGCCCAATGCATGCGGGAATTCCTGAGGCGCACGCTCCATCTCACGGTCGTGGGTGAGGAGTGCCGATCCGCGCGGGGCCGCATGCGCATCTCGGCTTTTCCCATCAGCATCGATGGCGACCGCATCGCCGCGGATGCCGCGCGCACCGTTGGCTCATTGGCGTCACAAAATCTGCTCAAAAGCCTGGATGGCCGCGCCTTGGTGATCAGCGTCGACCGTCTCGACTATACCAAGGGCATTCCGCAGCGCATTGCCGCGATCGAGTATTTCCTCAAGCGCTTCCCCGAGCGGCTGAATGATGTGAGCTTCCTTCAGATCGCGCCGCCCTCGCGCGATCAGGTGCCGGCCTATCGCCGGCTCCGAAAAGCCGTGGAGGAAGCCATCGGCCGCCTCAATGGCCAATATGCCGGCTTTGACAGCGTGCCAATCACCTATTTGCGCAAATCATTCGCGCAATCGACCCTGTTCGGATTTTATCGCGCCGCCAATGTCGGCCTGGTGACACCGCTGCGTGACGGCATGAATCTGGTCGCGAAGGAATATGTCGCCTGCCAGGATCCGCGCAATCCGGGCGTGCTCGTCCTCTCCTCCATGGCCGGCGCCGCGAAGGAGCTGGATGCAGCCCTGCTGGTCAATCCGCATGACCCGATCGCAGCCTCGGCCGCCATTCGCCAGGCGCTCGACATGCCCTTAGGGGAACGGATTGAACGGCACCAGGCCTTGATGCAGCGGCTGAAGGAGAATGATCTCGAGACCTGGCGGGACAATTTCCTGCGCAGCCTGATCAACCGCCCTCAGGAAATTCCGATCCCGCACCTGAAGCCGTCCGGCGTGATTGCCGTGGCCCCGTAG
- a CDS encoding aldehyde dehydrogenase codes for MKPHLRGIWLDFGDWTGAGPFAKIVSQSRQNRMGGENIMLMEDIKKLDRNGWVEQARKISFEGRNFINGEFVPAKSGKTFEKINPASGEVMATVSRSDGEDVNAAVAAARKAFKSGVWSRMAPRDRMNVLYRYAKLINEHAMEFALLDTLDMGKPIMDMINSDVPGSALTFQYFAETIDKIDGQVTNTAASEFQYILRQPLGVVACITPWNYPLMMAAWKVAPALAAGNTVVLKPAEQSPHSASLMAKLFIEAGGPAGVFNVVQGLGHEAGKALALHMDVDKIAFTGSVEVGKLVLVYAGQSNMKRVTTECGGKTPQIIMADAPDLDRAVSYAVNGIYGNQGEVCNAGSRLLVDQKLHDEFIQRFIEKSKTAFLPGDPLDPATTMGPLVTREQQQRVLGYIEKGKQEGAKLEFGGAVPEKLEQGAYVAPTLFTGVKNEMTIAREEIFGPVAAVMPFRTLEEAIEIANDSIYGLAASIWTKDISTAHKAARDIDAGVVWVNCFDHGDMTQPWGGFKQSGNGRDKCFETMLHHTQTKSVWVHLG; via the coding sequence ATGAAACCCCATTTGCGTGGAATTTGGCTCGATTTCGGCGACTGGACAGGCGCTGGGCCCTTCGCCAAGATAGTCTCACAATCCCGGCAGAACCGGATGGGAGGCGAGAACATCATGCTCATGGAAGACATCAAGAAGCTCGATCGCAACGGCTGGGTCGAACAAGCGCGCAAGATCAGCTTTGAAGGTCGCAACTTCATCAATGGCGAATTCGTGCCGGCGAAAAGCGGCAAGACCTTTGAGAAGATCAATCCGGCCAGCGGCGAGGTGATGGCGACAGTCTCGCGCAGCGACGGCGAAGACGTTAATGCAGCGGTGGCCGCCGCTCGCAAGGCGTTCAAGAGCGGAGTATGGTCGCGCATGGCTCCGCGTGATCGGATGAATGTGCTCTACCGCTATGCCAAACTGATCAATGAACACGCCATGGAATTTGCCCTGCTCGACACGCTCGACATGGGCAAGCCGATCATGGACATGATCAATTCCGACGTGCCGGGCTCTGCCCTGACCTTCCAATATTTCGCAGAGACCATCGACAAGATAGACGGCCAGGTGACCAACACGGCCGCAAGCGAATTCCAATATATCTTGCGCCAGCCGCTCGGTGTCGTGGCCTGCATCACGCCCTGGAACTATCCCTTGATGATGGCGGCCTGGAAGGTTGCGCCGGCACTCGCCGCGGGCAATACCGTGGTCCTAAAGCCCGCCGAGCAATCACCCCACAGCGCCTCGCTCATGGCGAAACTGTTCATCGAAGCGGGCGGCCCGGCCGGCGTGTTCAATGTGGTGCAGGGCCTCGGTCATGAGGCAGGCAAGGCGCTTGCCCTGCATATGGATGTGGACAAGATCGCCTTCACCGGCTCCGTCGAGGTCGGCAAGCTCGTGCTGGTCTATGCCGGCCAGTCGAACATGAAGCGGGTCACCACCGAATGCGGTGGCAAGACCCCGCAGATCATCATGGCGGATGCGCCGGATCTCGATCGTGCGGTGAGTTACGCGGTCAACGGCATCTACGGCAACCAGGGCGAGGTCTGCAATGCGGGCTCACGGCTGCTGGTGGACCAGAAGCTCCATGACGAGTTCATCCAGCGCTTCATCGAAAAGAGCAAGACCGCGTTCCTGCCCGGCGATCCGCTCGATCCTGCGACCACAATGGGACCTCTCGTCACGCGCGAGCAGCAGCAGCGGGTGCTCGGCTATATCGAGAAGGGCAAGCAGGAAGGTGCAAAGCTCGAATTTGGCGGCGCCGTGCCCGAGAAGCTCGAGCAAGGCGCTTACGTTGCTCCCACACTCTTCACGGGCGTCAAGAACGAGATGACGATCGCCCGCGAGGAGATCTTCGGCCCTGTGGCCGCGGTGATGCCCTTCCGCACCCTCGAAGAGGCGATAGAGATTGCCAATGACAGCATCTATGGGCTTGCCGCCAGCATCTGGACCAAGGACATCTCGACCGCCCATAAGGCGGCGCGCGACATCGATGCAGGCGTTGTCTGGGTCAATTGCTTCGACCATGGCGATATGACCCAGCCCTGGGGTGGCTTCAAGCAATCCGGCAATGGCCGCGACAAGTGCTTCGAGACCATGTTGCACCACACCCAGACAAAATCGGTCTGGGTCCATCTGGGCTGA
- a CDS encoding VOC family protein encodes MITQKITPHLWFDDNAEDAVAFYVSLFDNSRIINVTRYGDTGPGPKGKVMAIGFELAGQPFAAINGGPHFQFTGAVSFFIHCESQAEIDHFWDRLMPGGQPHQCGWITDRFGLTWQVNYTDLPRMLQDPDPERATRVMQTMMQMEKIDIAKLNAAYEGR; translated from the coding sequence ATGATTACCCAGAAGATCACCCCGCATCTCTGGTTCGACGACAATGCCGAGGACGCGGTCGCGTTCTACGTTTCGCTCTTCGATAATTCCCGCATCATCAACGTCACGCGCTACGGCGATACAGGACCGGGCCCCAAGGGCAAAGTGATGGCGATCGGCTTTGAGCTTGCGGGCCAGCCGTTTGCCGCGATCAATGGCGGACCGCATTTTCAGTTCACCGGCGCCGTTTCGTTCTTCATTCACTGCGAGAGCCAAGCCGAGATCGATCATTTCTGGGACAGGCTCATGCCGGGCGGCCAGCCGCACCAATGCGGGTGGATCACCGATCGGTTCGGGCTCACCTGGCAGGTCAATTACACCGATCTTCCGCGCATGCTCCAGGATCCTGATCCTGAGCGCGCAACCCGCGTCATGCAGACCATGATGCAGATGGAGAAGATCGATATCGCCAAGCTCAACGCCGCCTATGAGGGCCGCTAA